The following coding sequences are from one Fimbriimonadaceae bacterium window:
- a CDS encoding class I SAM-dependent rRNA methyltransferase — protein MNDLVTLNLAPGKEKKIRGRYPWVQRGELLPGPRPEDGALARLVDHEGRFLAVGTYNGASRFPFRVMTLEDEAVDEGFFARRFKAALAARERLVTDTDARRVLFSEADGVPGLIVDDYAGHLVLQVRTLGAERLRDAWLPALVDVFAPRSIFEKSDMAGREEEGLAPVTGPVHGDCPPVVRMTESGLVMEVPILGGLKTGGYLDQRNSRRLLASLVRPGQKVLDCFCYTGGFALAAARSGATAYGVDIHPVAIESARTNARLNGLEVPFVQANAFDFLVEEAASLGQFDWIILDPPAIAKDKSKRDSLKWAIWKLVCRALPLLAPGGRLVVCNCSYQLPLAETIDVCRLAANDMGKSLFLEGVTYQDLDHPAPVTFPEALYLKCVWLRTE, from the coding sequence GTGAACGACTTGGTGACCCTCAACCTTGCCCCCGGCAAAGAGAAGAAGATCCGGGGGCGATACCCATGGGTACAGCGAGGTGAACTTTTGCCCGGGCCCCGGCCGGAGGACGGCGCGCTGGCCCGGTTGGTCGACCATGAGGGGCGGTTTCTGGCGGTGGGGACCTACAACGGGGCCAGTCGGTTTCCCTTCCGGGTCATGACGCTCGAGGACGAGGCGGTCGACGAGGGGTTCTTCGCCCGCCGGTTCAAGGCCGCGCTGGCGGCGCGCGAACGCCTTGTGACCGACACCGACGCCCGGCGCGTCCTGTTCAGCGAGGCAGACGGTGTGCCTGGCCTCATCGTAGACGACTATGCGGGGCACCTGGTGCTCCAGGTACGGACTCTGGGAGCGGAGCGGCTGCGGGACGCCTGGCTGCCCGCCCTGGTCGATGTCTTCGCCCCCCGCTCCATCTTTGAGAAGAGCGACATGGCGGGGAGGGAAGAAGAAGGACTGGCCCCCGTCACGGGTCCAGTGCACGGAGACTGCCCGCCGGTCGTGCGGATGACGGAGTCTGGGCTCGTTATGGAGGTTCCTATCCTCGGTGGCCTCAAGACCGGCGGCTATCTGGACCAGCGCAACTCGCGCCGGCTCCTGGCTTCGCTCGTCCGGCCCGGCCAGAAGGTTTTGGACTGCTTTTGCTACACCGGGGGCTTTGCCCTTGCCGCCGCTCGGTCCGGCGCGACCGCCTACGGGGTGGACATCCACCCCGTCGCGATCGAGTCGGCCCGGACCAACGCGAGGTTGAACGGCCTCGAGGTCCCGTTTGTCCAAGCCAACGCCTTCGACTTCTTGGTCGAAGAAGCTGCCAGCCTGGGCCAGTTCGACTGGATCATTCTTGACCCGCCCGCCATCGCCAAGGACAAGTCGAAGCGGGACAGCCTCAAGTGGGCGATATGGAAACTTGTCTGCCGCGCGCTCCCTCTGTTGGCTCCGGGTGGCCGTCTTGTCGTCTGCAACTGCAGTTACCAGCTCCCATTGGCAGAAACCATCGACGTTTGCCGTTTGGCGGCAAACGACATGGGCAAATCGTTATTCCTAGAAGGAGTGACCTATCAAGACCTTGACCATCCCGCCCCGGTCACCTTTCCCGAGGCCCTCTATCTGAAATGTGTCTGGCTCAGGACGGAATAA
- a CDS encoding EAL domain-containing protein, with translation MFADFVDGLQSQERRSFVAASLEHGRKPSPWACVDLDTMLLRTQTPWFDGVLRHGMTSHFQPIVDVRTGDTVAHEALARGWHQELNLSGGQILEAARAHGRSMEFDARARENAFAVASRSIVSTGGLFVNVFPTAFTDAASDMAKLADEIDAFELRRDRVTLELLESGDAADDVLLVEVAHAARREGIKVALDDVGAGNNTLSHIDRVRPDYVKFDRALCPVTPTEADVSLFVGVVDYAHSKGAVVVAEGIETEAQYRTAMDCGADMAQGYYIGRPGPAPDLEVPACAV, from the coding sequence TTGTTCGCGGATTTTGTCGACGGTCTGCAGAGCCAGGAGAGGCGATCGTTCGTCGCCGCGTCCCTTGAGCACGGCCGGAAGCCCAGCCCATGGGCGTGCGTCGACCTCGACACCATGTTGCTTCGGACCCAGACGCCTTGGTTCGACGGGGTGTTGCGCCACGGGATGACCAGTCACTTCCAGCCGATCGTCGACGTGCGGACAGGCGACACGGTGGCCCACGAGGCACTGGCCCGAGGTTGGCACCAAGAGCTGAACCTAAGCGGTGGGCAGATCTTGGAGGCGGCCCGGGCCCACGGGCGGTCGATGGAGTTTGACGCCCGGGCCCGGGAGAACGCTTTCGCGGTGGCCTCCCGTTCGATCGTGAGCACGGGGGGGCTGTTCGTCAACGTGTTCCCGACCGCGTTCACTGACGCCGCGTCCGACATGGCCAAACTGGCCGATGAGATCGACGCCTTTGAACTGCGCCGCGACCGGGTCACGCTTGAACTGCTGGAGTCAGGGGACGCCGCAGACGACGTCCTGCTGGTCGAAGTCGCCCATGCGGCCCGGCGCGAGGGAATCAAAGTCGCCCTCGACGATGTGGGGGCGGGCAACAACACCCTCAGCCATATCGACCGGGTCCGGCCCGACTACGTGAAGTTTGACCGCGCCCTCTGTCCGGTGACGCCGACCGAGGCCGACGTCTCGCTGTTTGTCGGGGTCGTCGACTATGCCCACAGCAAGGGGGCGGTCGTCGTCGCCGAGGGCATTGAGACGGAAGCCCAGTATCGGACGGCGATGGACTGCGGCGCGGACATGGCCCAGGGCTACTACATCGGCCGTCCTGGCCCGGCGCCGGACCTTGAGGTCCCGGCGTGCGCGGTTTAG
- a CDS encoding CocE/NonD family hydrolase yields MRLLTGLLLAALASAAHAQDWAAHYDKFEYRIPMRDGVRLYTAVYVPKQGDDGPDRTHPMLMERTPYGCHPYGKDKIRPHFGASTKFFDLRYIIVNQDVRGRYMSEGDFEDVRPIKGARTGPRDADEVTDTYDTIEFLVKNVPKNNGRVGVAGISYPGGYAAEAAMCPHPALKAVSPQAPTGDWWRGDDFHHNGALMFQDCVGFFSGFAGRRVGGPSEEDTRTATVSWGDDAYDFFLRLGPLSNVDKEYFHGRQPFWNNVVKHPDFDDFWKARSLPLRLRNVRPDMLWVAGWYDAEDQFGPLACYRAVRSRPGKGEAYLVVGPWFHGCWHLGEANRGSFPDWMVDTAKTFKESIEFPFFDDRLRGHRATTRRQPLVSVVNTTDMNWRRFAAWPPATTPMSLYAAPGGLSFTRPKQRGDFSYTSDPAKPVPYYPGKLTGRNTQYMLPEPLPAELADTVTLVAPPLGRDVTVAGPIDVDLYVKSTGTDADFVVRVGEQGETAGHDPAVKFIRSDVMRAKYRESLSRPTPLAPGKVERVHFRLNDVFHTWKKGTRLVVRVQSSWFPLIDRNPQTFCDIYHAQEKDFVKAVQSILYGPTTPTRVTLPLLSSN; encoded by the coding sequence ATGCGTCTTCTGACCGGCCTCCTCCTCGCGGCCTTGGCTTCGGCGGCCCACGCCCAAGATTGGGCCGCGCACTACGACAAGTTTGAGTACCGGATCCCGATGAGGGACGGTGTCCGCCTCTACACCGCCGTCTATGTCCCGAAGCAAGGTGACGACGGGCCCGACCGGACGCACCCCATGCTCATGGAACGCACACCGTACGGTTGCCATCCGTACGGAAAGGACAAGATCAGGCCGCATTTTGGGGCGTCGACCAAGTTCTTCGACCTGCGCTACATCATCGTCAACCAGGACGTGCGGGGCCGCTACATGTCGGAAGGGGATTTCGAGGACGTGCGACCGATCAAGGGGGCCCGCACCGGCCCCAGGGACGCCGACGAGGTGACCGACACCTACGACACGATCGAGTTCCTCGTCAAGAACGTGCCGAAGAACAACGGCAGGGTCGGGGTCGCGGGGATCAGCTATCCGGGAGGCTATGCCGCAGAGGCGGCCATGTGCCCCCACCCGGCCCTGAAAGCGGTCTCACCTCAGGCCCCGACAGGCGACTGGTGGCGGGGCGACGACTTTCACCACAACGGGGCCTTGATGTTCCAAGACTGCGTCGGGTTCTTTTCCGGATTTGCCGGCCGACGGGTGGGCGGCCCGAGTGAGGAAGACACCCGGACCGCCACCGTGTCGTGGGGAGACGACGCCTACGACTTCTTCCTCCGCCTGGGCCCGCTCAGCAACGTCGACAAGGAGTACTTCCATGGGCGCCAACCGTTCTGGAACAACGTGGTCAAGCACCCGGACTTTGACGACTTCTGGAAGGCCCGGAGCTTGCCCCTCCGCCTGCGCAACGTCCGACCGGACATGCTGTGGGTGGCGGGCTGGTATGACGCTGAGGACCAATTCGGCCCCTTGGCCTGCTACCGTGCGGTGCGGTCGCGCCCTGGCAAGGGAGAGGCCTATCTGGTTGTCGGCCCGTGGTTCCATGGGTGCTGGCACTTGGGTGAGGCCAACCGGGGCTCGTTCCCCGACTGGATGGTGGACACCGCCAAGACCTTCAAGGAGTCGATCGAGTTTCCGTTCTTCGACGACCGGTTGCGGGGTCACCGGGCCACCACTCGTCGACAGCCGCTGGTGAGTGTCGTCAACACGACGGACATGAACTGGCGACGGTTCGCCGCTTGGCCACCCGCCACCACGCCGATGTCGCTTTACGCGGCGCCCGGGGGGCTCTCCTTCACGCGGCCCAAGCAGCGAGGCGACTTTTCCTACACGTCTGACCCGGCCAAACCCGTCCCCTACTATCCGGGCAAGCTGACTGGCCGGAACACCCAGTACATGCTGCCGGAACCCTTGCCCGCCGAACTGGCTGACACGGTGACGCTGGTGGCCCCGCCTCTTGGACGGGACGTGACCGTCGCCGGGCCGATCGACGTCGACCTTTACGTCAAATCGACGGGGACGGACGCCGACTTCGTCGTCCGGGTGGGCGAGCAGGGCGAGACGGCCGGCCACGACCCCGCGGTCAAGTTCATCCGGAGCGACGTCATGCGGGCCAAGTACCGCGAGAGCCTTTCGCGGCCGACTCCCCTCGCGCCGGGCAAGGTGGAGCGAGTCCACTTCCGGCTGAACGACGTCTTCCACACCTGGAAGAAGGGGACGCGCCTCGTCGTCAGGGTCCAGTCCAGTTGGTTCCCGTTGATCGACCGGAACCCCCAAACGTTCTGCGACATCTACCACGCCCAGGAGAAAGACTTTGTCAAGGCCGTCCAATCCATCCTCTACGGACCGACGACCCCGACGAGGGTGACCCTTCCTCTGCTATCCTCAAACTAG
- the msrB gene encoding peptide-methionine (R)-S-oxide reductase MsrB — MSILAGLALASCTMTAPVHQAKQDDPKATTYAGLTVENASPKRADKVVKSDAQWKKQLTPEQYKILRAKDTEKPFCGGLLHVDKPGTFVCAGCGLPLFTTAAKFESGTGWPSFFQPIKRENVWLRVDRSYGMTRYEVLCARCDGHLGHVFDDGPVDKTGIRYCINSESMKFVPDKS, encoded by the coding sequence ATGTCGATTCTCGCGGGCCTCGCCTTGGCGTCGTGCACGATGACCGCGCCGGTGCACCAGGCTAAGCAAGACGACCCCAAGGCGACGACCTACGCGGGCCTGACTGTCGAAAATGCCAGCCCGAAGCGGGCCGACAAGGTGGTCAAGTCGGACGCGCAATGGAAAAAGCAGCTCACGCCGGAGCAGTACAAGATCTTGCGCGCCAAGGACACCGAGAAGCCATTCTGCGGCGGCCTGCTTCATGTGGACAAGCCCGGCACGTTCGTTTGCGCAGGGTGCGGCCTGCCCCTGTTCACAACGGCGGCCAAGTTCGAGAGCGGCACGGGATGGCCGTCGTTCTTCCAGCCCATCAAGCGGGAAAACGTGTGGCTCCGTGTCGACCGGAGCTACGGAATGACCCGGTACGAAGTCTTGTGCGCCCGGTGTGACGGACACCTGGGGCACGTTTTTGACGACGGGCCTGTCGACAAGACCGGCATCCGATACTGCATCAATTCGGAATCAATGAAGTTCGTCCCGGACAAGTCGTAG
- a CDS encoding lytic transglycosylase domain-containing protein, translating to MTRALALALVAVPVLASAQSSLDEYLKVRKQYGITQAASSIALDTFVGDRVVEVQGVISGSISVGDATTIILVNPEGGDIYVSSKKVPDWMTFSNVAARLIVRASRSGESSKADAQIIAAWPEGDVAQYEAKLRAAEEARKAAEARKRAAKPPASRGGKGRPAPLPGNIPPALGVSPLGDNPPFSAETEAMVPRYAAYIKSVNRKLPNEDAEQIARAIVGYGVRYGVDPRLVMALVQAESDFRPATTSHKGAMGLGQIMPDEKARFGLSDAYATDQNLYATVRLLREDIEKYSKTHGETWNALILSLAAYNAGHGAVKKYGYQVPPYKETQNYVRKVIANYKAFCGIKD from the coding sequence ATGACCCGCGCTCTGGCCTTGGCCCTCGTTGCCGTCCCCGTCCTGGCTTCGGCGCAGTCCAGTCTGGACGAGTACCTCAAGGTGCGGAAGCAGTACGGAATCACCCAGGCCGCTTCGTCCATCGCGCTCGACACGTTTGTCGGCGACCGTGTCGTCGAGGTGCAGGGCGTCATCAGCGGCTCCATCTCGGTGGGTGACGCCACCACGATCATCCTCGTCAACCCCGAAGGTGGCGACATCTACGTCAGTTCCAAGAAGGTGCCGGACTGGATGACGTTTTCCAATGTCGCGGCCCGGCTCATCGTGCGGGCTTCCCGCTCGGGAGAGTCTTCCAAGGCCGACGCCCAAATCATCGCCGCCTGGCCCGAGGGCGACGTCGCACAGTACGAAGCAAAACTTCGCGCCGCCGAGGAAGCCAGAAAGGCCGCGGAGGCAAGGAAGCGGGCGGCCAAGCCGCCGGCGTCACGCGGAGGCAAGGGCAGGCCTGCGCCCCTGCCCGGCAACATCCCGCCCGCCTTGGGGGTTTCGCCATTGGGTGACAACCCGCCGTTCTCCGCCGAGACCGAGGCGATGGTGCCCAGGTACGCCGCCTACATCAAGTCGGTCAACCGGAAGCTGCCCAACGAAGACGCCGAGCAGATCGCCCGGGCCATCGTCGGCTACGGCGTCCGCTACGGGGTCGACCCTCGGCTGGTGATGGCCCTTGTCCAGGCCGAGAGCGACTTCCGCCCGGCGACGACCAGCCACAAGGGCGCGATGGGCCTTGGTCAGATCATGCCCGACGAGAAGGCCAGGTTCGGCCTTTCCGACGCCTACGCGACAGACCAGAACCTGTACGCGACAGTCAGGCTCCTGCGCGAGGACATCGAGAAGTACAGCAAGACCCACGGTGAGACGTGGAACGCCCTGATCCTCTCGCTCGCCGCCTACAACGCGGGCCATGGCGCGGTCAAGAAGTACGGCTACCAGGTGCCGCCGTACAAGGAAACCCAGAACTACGTCCGCAAGGTCATCGCCAACTACAAGGCGTTCTGTGGCAT